Sequence from the Parus major isolate Abel chromosome 1, Parus_major1.1, whole genome shotgun sequence genome:
aatggttcAGGTAATACTTTTcccttgaatttttaaaaaatactcagaataCTATATAAATTTTCAGAATGTGTTGTTGTTTACATTTAACTGTTTCACTTCCAATATAATTCTGGTGGGGGGGTGGGAGAACAGCCAACTGAACTTGAACTAAAAATTTACTTAAAGCTCTGAGCTGTTTATCTGCAGATGAAATCTGTGGATAGGAGTCTTTTTGATGGCCTTCCAGTCTCTTATTTCCCCTTAGTTTCTGGAGTTGCATATCCGAGTTTCTCTCACTTCACATTCCTTCTGTCAGATTGTTTCTTTCACTGCTTCCAGTGTCTAGATCTGTCTAGAGGCATTTGTGTTCCAGTTTGGTGCATTTTCATGCCATTTGTACTGTCATGTGCAATAAGAGCATGCATTATATCACCTGGGAACAAAAGCTAGCACAGTAAGAGCAAAAACTCTAAACTTACTAAAACTCTGAGAACAGAAATGGATGTAAAAATTAACAGTATGGAAAAGAAATGGTATGTGTGGATAGGTTTCTGCcaaatctgctttttcctgtggcaagtttgttttacatttcttaaTGTTTAAACTTGAAACACAAAGgtaatgtgttttatttaaattaattcagattCTGAGACCATTCGTCTGCCTTATGAGGAAGGAGAGCTGCTTGAATATTTGGATGCAGAGGAACTACCACCTATTTTGGTTGATCTTTTGGAAAAATCTCAGgtttgaaatttttgtttttaaaaataacttatgTATTGTACCCAGATAGACCTTGATTTTTTTGAATGCTTCACATAAATGGTTGTAAGCACAAGCCACTTGTATTTAATGccccaaaaaattattttattgatatgtaggaaaaaaaaaatactactgaGGAGAAGGAGATAAGAGAGATTGCTGTGCTTAAGGCTGTGAAACGTCTTCAACTCTGCTCTAGcaaaatttcatttgttctttgtCATTATGGAATGTTTGGCATGGGAATTTCTTACAACTGCATTGCTGGCATATGAGGACACTGCATTCGAAGCTTGTATTTTAGGTATGTTTAGGACAAACATGTCTACGTACATGGGAAAGACTGCCGGCCTGAAAAACTTCGTCGTGACTTTTATTCCTAGTTTCACTGaattttatatgttatataaCAAGCTCTTTTGTAGAGGCAGGGGAAGATTTTGTTTATTCAAAAGctggtgtttttctttcaaccaggttaatattttccattgtgGGTGTGTCATAGCAGAAATACGCGACTATAGGCAGTCTGGTAACATGAAATCTCCAACGTACCAAAGCAAGCACATTCTTTTGCGACCTACAATGCAGGTAAAGAGGAGCCTTAAGTAATTTCTCAGTGTTACAGTAGTTCCTAAACTCTATATGCACTGTTACTGaatatttattaagaaatacTGTTATTCAGTTGAAAGCTAATTGCCATTATGTGTTTTTCCTCAGACTTTAATTTGTGATGTGCATTCTATAACAAGTGACAACCACAAATGGACACAGGTAGGGTTAGaggttatttaaaaattttaaagtaatgtcATAAATacacaacaaaatgaaaatttattaacaatttttatttgtttagtaatttatttttcttttttttttctcagataatGTCTACATGCATGGGTATATAGGAACTTGACTACTGTaaaagttttcatatttttatatttattaatagcTGTGTATATTACAGGAGGACAAACTCCTACTTGAGAGCCAACTTATTTTGGCTACAGCAGAGCCTTTGTGTCTTGATCCTTCAATAGCAGTGACCTGCACTACAAACAGACTCCTGTACAACAAGCAGAAGATGAACACTCGCCCCATGAAACGGTAGTTTTCAGTATGAAGCTTCAGTATgaagcatgaagaaaaatataattaatactTTATGTGAAAATTTAGCTCCTTAGTAGGTATGTAATACCTACTTAAATAGGAGAAAGTGTGAGAAACAGTCAAGAAATTGTATTGTGTTTTTAAGTGCTCAATATTGCATTATATTTCAGTTACTAGTAGATACTGTAGTATGCTTATTTTTGTATgtcaaaggaaaatgtatttatattttcttaacaTAATCAGTTATATTGCAGTTTGGATTTGGGGATTATTTTGCATAGGTTTTGTGTAATCAGAGTCAGATGGCAGCTCAGTAAtgcaaaatatataaacaataCGTTGCATATTGGTCTCCAATTTGTTAAAGGCTTAAGTCAGGGATAAGTTTAATCCTGAATGAGCAAATGAAAAGACTTACTTGTATGTTTTACATTCAGGCTAAACAGAAGTGTAAGTGTATAAGAATCTtggaaaaatttgaaataatgtgGTATGCACTATGTACAAAAtgttgaaattatttcacttttatgCATGGTTGGgcccttttttatttccacagaagCTTGAAACATTTGTTCAGCATGTTTGTTCTACCACATGAATTGCATTCACCCTgtaaaaaggaaatgtattaATGGTCTGTCACAATTACTGAAATAGTAAAAACTAAATATGCATGGAAATACTATGCTAGTGCCAAACCAGCAgttgtttctaaaaaaatataaataatgaatttgaTCAAGCTGTCATTGAAATTAAAGCTTGGTGGTCAGCAAATATTCCActagaaaaataggaaaagggaTTAAATGAATGTCCAGAACAGCATTACTGAACCTATGAGTTTGCCATGAAACAAAGACTAGAGGGTAGTTACTGTCTTATGTAAAGATCCTTTGAAGGAACTGAAATGATGATAATACATAAATATTGGCAACTTCTTAATTACTCATTTTGATGATGTACTTAAATTAGGCATTTACATAGTATCCCCATTCTCAGTGCTGAAACACATGAACAGAACACTggtgtattttataaatatgagATCATGATTTAGAGTTATACAGTGTAAtccagaaaagcaattttaaattagtatttaaaAACCTGTTAGTCTTCATATAAGTAGCAGTTCCctgcatatttttgtttttgtacaAGGGCAGTAGAAAATTTGATGTTGATGGTTTTACAAGCTTAGGTATCATTTTGCCATAGGTGCTTCAAAAGGTACTCAAGGTCCTCTCTGAACAGACAGCAAGAGGTAGCTCACTACTCAACTCCACCTCAGCTCAGACTACTTGACTACTtacagaagaggaaggagaggaaagcagcCCAGCAGTATGACctcaaaatttcaaaagctgGAAATGTAATTATTCTGAAAAGTAATGTAATAAACTTCTAACTATTGAATTAAAGGATTTAATATATTAATCCTGCTTTTTCATCTTCCAGTGCGTAGATATGTGGAAGCAGAACCCTTGCTACTTGACTGCTCCTTCTGAAGTAGATGTAAGACCACCAATTGTTACATATAATGAGCAATTATTAGAAATTGTATTATATGAAGAAGTGTCTAAGAAGTAACCAGTATCAAAGAATGACCTTAAAAAATGGGAGTGTCTTTAATATTTACAATTACTTTTCTGTACCATAAGATATTTGTATATATTACCACTGTAATATATTGCAGTTGTAACAGAATAGTTTGGATGAAGTAATCAGTGCAAACCAATGGTTAGTATTGTTTTTCTGTGGGCTCAACTGCACATGTCTATTTGAAGTTGTCTGATAgtatgaaaaccagaaaagcaaatgagGTTTGTAGATTGTCTGAAAACTAGTCACTTTTCATCATGGTAGAAATTCCTGTCTTTTTATATGTTATACTATGGgacattaatattttgaaaagttttacattttatacagaaaattcTAGTTGAGAGTTCTTTTGTTCACTCTGTGTGCATTTTTCTCTTAGGGACGTTCATATTCTTAGTTTCTGGAACTGCCAAAATACATACTATTAATGTACAGAAGGGActcatagaatatcctgagttgcaagggacctacaaggatcatcaggtccaactCCTAGTCCTGCAGGACAGGTCAACCTCCAAAATCATACCGTGTGTCTTATCCAAATGCTTCTTGcactctgtcaggcttggtgctgtgaccagttccctggggagctggaaCACtcccaaccaccctctggatgaagaactttttcctgataCCAAACCTAAGCTTCCAATGTCACAACTTCAGGCCACTAAGGCCCTGTCACaggtcaccacagagaagagatcagtgcctgcccctctccttcccctcctgaggaagttgtaactgcagtgagatctcccctcagtctcctccagactgaacagaCCGAGTgacctcagccattcctcatatGACTTCCCCTCAAGGCCCATCCTCAAGGCCATCCTCGTGGCTCTCCTTTGAGCACTCTCTAGTGGCTTTATATTCTTCTATTGTGGCACCCAATCCTGCCCCcagcacttgaggtgtggctgccccagctcagagcagagcaggacaatcccctcccttgcccgtCTGGCCGTTCTGTGCCCTCTGCCCCCCAGACACTCCTGGACTTCTTGGCTGCCAGGACAATGCTGACTCATATTTGACTTGCCACCAACCAGGACCCAAAGGTTTTCTCTAGGATAaggagattttttaaaagactgtaGACTAGACAAGACTGTAGCTTTGGACATTGTAGGGCTGGCAAGAATGCAAATTATGCAAGAAATGACAGTGTAACTTTCTACAAAACAAGCCTCTCTTTTCACTTCAACTGTGTTGTACCTGACTTAATCAAAGGCTTTAGGAATTATTGTTACTGTGAAATTACTTAACCATTCCATATTGCAGGCAATGATTTCAATCTGTAGTCTAAAACCATGTTTCATTCTGTTAAGCTGAACATAGCAAATAAGGTATAACACTATAAATGTAAAGTTCTGAAGGTTCCTCAGTTAAGTTTCTCTGAAGAAACATAGgggattatttcttttctgatctCTCTATTTTCTTTAAGGTGGAAAAATATGCCAAAGTGGAAAAGTCTATCAAGTCTGATGACTCACAACCAACTGTCTGGCCAGCTCACGTGAGTAATACAGACCTTTGGCCAAACTTCACTGTCTCTAGTTAACCTGCCTCTTATTTCAACAAAATCAATGTAATGTGGAGTAATCTTCCCTCCTCCAATTTAATTAATCTTCCATGTGTTACAGAGACATAGGAAGAGGACCAGAGATACTTGTAATTTCATACAGTAAAGCAAGCATGTGATCAGTCTGATTTCCTCAGATTTTCCAGAAATACAACAAGCAGCTTGTACTAAAGAAAGGATCATAATTTACATGGAGCAGAACTCTGCACAACAAATTGCTTTCTTTACTCAGACActcaaaggctgatgaaaaaagagctttattgaaatcaaaatgttaaattttgaATTAGATTAATATTAAATGCCTCTTACAAAAAAACTTTCTGCAATGTTTAAATTGAACCTTAAGATTTTTGGCACAAGCTATGTGATTTGATCAGAAGTAGTGATTTAATATAATCATTTATTAATTTACCGtaataataattaattcctTGATTAGTTATATGATTAAATCACataattgattaattttttattatttaagagGCAAGATACATCTTTATTAACAGCATATATAATGATATCTTTGTAGTTGCCTGTTAGAAAAAAGTAATACTTTCCCATAGAACTTCATATTCACCCCCAACATTTTGCTCTCAATGTTTTTTGCATTGTTATAATTCATATAAAACTGTTTCTATATGTGTTTACCCAGTCTACATTTCCATGTCTAACATGATTGTTTGGGGTTTGCAatatctttgtatttttaagggatgataaatatttttcctcttatcCTGTTAATGTAACTTCTGGAATCACTTTCACTGTAGATAATGCACCCCTTCCTATAGAATGATTACTTTTAGAGTTACTTACAGAATGTTTCTTACTTGGTAACGTATATAGAGCTGGTCTGCTTTACTTGCTGTTTTGCCTAAGACTTTTTCAAGACTTACTAGGTCATTCTGTCTTTTTAGGAAATGAAGGATGATTATGTGTTTGAATGTGAAGTTGGTAATCagcttcaaaaaacaaaactgaccATTTTTCAATCTCTTGGCAATCCCTTGTACTACGGTAAAATTCAGACACTCAAAGGTGATGAGGAAAATGACAACCTTTTAACTCCATCACAGTAAGTTACAtgttcctttttaaattatgctGTGATCAATAggtggaggaaaacaaacattacTTATCATTTTCAGTCACAAAAATACTCCAGAGCTAGAAGTCTGATTTAAGATGTTTTAACCGAAAAAACACCGAACCAAATTGTGTACAAGCAACCATCATATTTCAAATGTGCTATTACATTAAATTAGTACATTCTTTTACATTAAAGATACATTAAGGGGAAAATAAGACCACCAGCAAATCCAATCATGAAAATTGTGGAGACACTACGAGATGTTGTTGCACTCTTTTTTGATGATACTCGGAATTTTGATTGTTCTCAAAATTTGCCTGAAGCTATGAAAGCGTAAGACGTTGACTATATTCTGTTTACTCTTAGATCCAGTTGAactaaataaatgaagaaaaacatgagCCTCTAAGAAGCTTCATAAGTTTGAATTGTTTGGAATatgctggttttggctgtgGTTCTACAAAGATTCTCTGttcacagctttttttgttATATATAGCAGATTATTTGTGTAGAAGAACCCAAGCAGCAGAGTAGAGCCTATAAATTTCAGTAAGGCAAGGAGCAGTGAGACTGAGCAAACCTTTTAGTTCTAACtaaagttatttttatcttctagTATGTAATCATTCTCTTATTCTTTATGAAAGTCTTAAAACATCTTGTGTGTTAAGAATATTTTATCCCTACACTTGAGCTATTTACTGTTTCTTTCCATACTGTTGTTTAACCCAGCTGGCAAGCACTCACTCCCTCCTTCTCCGGCCTCCCTggagggatgggggaaaaaatagcaaGGGTAAAAGTGAGGAACCATGTGGGTTTGGGATAAGGACAGTTTAATAGGTCAAGGAAAACCCACACATGCAAGCAAAGtgaaacaaggaattcattcaccacttcccatgaGTAAGCAGGTGTTTTTGCCTGTCTCCAGGAGGGCAGGGCCCCGTCACACCTGGTGATTACTGGGAAAGACAAGTGCTTTCTCTCTAAATGCTTCCCCCAGTCCTCTCTTCCTTGTTACTTTGTCTTTATATGCTGAGCGTGGTGCTGgatggtatggaatatcccttcCTTTGGTCACTTGGGTCAGCTGTCAGTTGCAGTGTCACTTTTCCGCTTCTTGTACACCCCCAGCCCTTTTGCTTATGAGAAACCTTTGTTGGTACTACTTAGAAATAGCTAAACACCCGTGTATTACCAACACTGTTTTTAGGACAAATCCAAAACACCCCTGTGTCAGCTACCGtggagaaaattaactctaccccagccaaaaccagcacacataCTTAGTACTGGTCTTCCTGGAATAGTACCGGCTTAGAGTTGTGTAATAAGCTGGGAATTAAATGAACTTAAATGAATTGAATTAATGAGATGCATGGAAGGTTTTGGAAATCATTGCTAAGACACTAACAATTAAAGTTCATCAAAGCTTGGATAACTCATCCTTGGCAAACTGTCATATGAAATGAAAGGTGAAgtaaacatttttgttgttcagtaaaattattttattttttttttggcgcTGGAGAAAGAGCAACctctgtaaattttaaaaaacatagtAGTAAGTTTGCAAGTCATAAGTGTTAAGCAAAAGAGAGATACTTACTTAGGAGGTCTGGAAAATCATGGGGAACTGGAATAAATGAAATCAAACAGTGGAAACTCAGTGTTTGTTACAATATTATGCATTGGGCTGTTTTTGACCTCCCCTCAGCACACTTGTATTTCAGTCTGAGTGTACTGGTATGATGTTGATTTATACATCTTTTCCTTAGTACTTTTTATGTGAATAATTCTATATCAGTTattcacttcatttttttaaatataaaatccaaAGCTTCTATATTCTGCCTTTTGCTTTGTAGGTAATTTAGTGTTAAAGGAGACCATATTAGATCATGTGTGTATATTGTCTATATAGTTAGGAAGTCAAGTGTGTATTTCAAATGCTGAATGATACTCAGTCCATTGAATGGATACTTTATCATTTGTATTTTGAGCAGgtgtgaaaaaaacacacagcactgccatTTGTTTGAAGCCTTGTGATTATAAAAATACGTTCTTTTAGTCCAATTCATGACTGAAAATGTACTTTACATTTTAGGTTCCTTATTGGTTCGAAGACTGATGCTGAAAGGTAAATTAATACAGTTTTACAGCTATTTGGCTTGATGACATATAAtaaattttgttcctttttggcAGCTATGACTGCCAGTGTTATGGTTACGGAAGCTGATGCAgaacaaaggaggaaaattaagaTGGATTAGTCATCATTACAAGGAGTAGTGTGTAGTTTCTGTATTTaacaagcaaggaaaaatagAGGACATCAAATACATGAGTACACCTGAACTCTGAGAGCACTTAGCAATAATTTCATCCTGACATTTGGTATGGTAAGTTAGCAGTCATGGAAATTATTCATTTGAACTTGTCATTTGAAGTGTAATCTAGGGTTTAAGATTTATACATCttagttttgtgttttgtgcaTGTCTTGATTCAGCTTTCCCAGGGAAGCAAGtaataaaacagtttttcagtatattttagTTGTAGATTGAGTAGGAGTAGTAATTCAGGAAAAACTGAGGCAGCAAAATAAGTGGGTTTTAAGTGTTTGTCAGCATACGTCATGTTAGATTGCCTGTGCATATAAGCACAGAACCTTTAAAAAGCAACCTCTGTCAGAGCCAGATGTGTTTTTGTGCCTCTGGCTGATGTACATGCCATAGCTCTTATCCCCACACACCCTTATGTGCCTGGCAGGGAAATGAGTCTTTGATTTGATCAAAAGtgttaataatataataaaaataataataatgttattttttttaaataggtaaTTTTGATCAAGAAACTTTTTACTTATATTCTCTCCTGCCTCCTTTGTGCTGATACTTTTGCTGCTTGTTCTGTAAGCTGAACTGGGGAGATTGGCTGGCTGAAAAGTAAAACAACAATATTACAAGAGCTTAGTTTTAACTGGGATTGATTGCCTGTTGATGTTTGTCACTGGGTTGCAGTGGTCATAAATCCTTTCATCAGAATAAGGAACAGGGTTTCGGGGACAACAACAAGAAGAAACAGTAGAGGAGTGGAGGACCACCTTTTAGAGTAGATGGCGTTTTACTACCCTGATTCCAGCGATTTTTAAGTCAGTCTGAAATCTAATTGCTAAAATAAGTGCACTTCCCCCTTTCCTCTGCCATGTGTGTCACAGTCCTTTCTTGTGTCTGTATTAGTCAGGTAACAGAATATGACAGAAGCAGGgctgtattaaaataaagagtATTTTATCGCATTTTGGTGTGAGGTAATGGAAATATTCTAGCATGTTTTCACTGAGGTCCAGTCTGCCAGAGTGTAAGTGACCACAGCACTTCAACTTTATATTTCAAGGTTATTCTGTATATTCCTCTCATGTTTGTGAAACAGTATTCCCTCAACTTGGTTGTCTTCGATTAGTAGAGatgtaataaatatttgacTCAGTTTGATAGAACAGTATTGTAAACTGGTTTGCCTGATGCTTTATCAAATGTCTGTCATAATGCTCACAGAGGAGTGATTGTTCAGCCCTTGCATTTAGACTCCTCCTCTGACATAGACCTCAAGCTGATGGAGGGTTGACTGTTTCACAGGCAGCATAACcagaaaagacacttttttttataaaagattCTGGACCTCTgtgaaaaaggggaaatgggATACCCATTGACTGACATCCCAAAGATCTGCAGTTGCTTTTGGGAATGGAACTGTTCTATTGTTTTCCATATTCCTCCAATAGAGTGTTTCTCACACTGTATtttgcattagaaaaaaaagagattgaaagttaaaatggaataaatctAAGAGCCCAGGAATATAACATAGAAAGACACAAAGAGgcataaatatgttttatgtatGTGCATCTCTATTTTATATAGAGATATGCttacataatatttaaaatatataactaTACAGTTATGTGTTTATCTATAAGTATCTACTTTGGAAGTTCAAAGTTGTTAACCTTTTTATGTCCTTATTGTTTGTTTCAGGGTGGTGAACCAGTACCAGGAGTTAGTACAAAATGAAGCTAAATGTACTGTGAAAATGTTTCATAATTCAAGTGGATCAGTCAGTCATCTTTCTCcagggaaggaaatggaagtGAGTTTATCAAGTtgcacatttcttttgtttgtgcttaattattaaattattagaattttttCTGCTATCCACATTTAACAGTAAAGTAACCTAAAAATGTCATCCTGTATGAGTATTTAAATGCATTATGGTCATGATCATTCAATGCGAATGATACATTGGAAAAGTTAGTGGGAAGCATTTATGTTTTCAATGTTCCAATGTCGTCTTTTAACAGTTTTGAGGGGTGGGGGTTGGCTGTGTATTATGTACTTAGCTCCAAAGTTTTGTTCTAGCATTTTCCCCTGTGCAGGTGAACCTTTCATAGAACAGTATAGTAAAATTCAGCTGTGTGTCTTGTTTTGCAGGTCAGTAAACACAGAAGCAGTTGGAGTAGCTGAACTTCTTTTACCTTTAGAAActcaaattatttctcttcaatttgaagaggaaaacttaaaataaacccaaacaaaaaaccaatacaaacaaaagaaacaaaaagccaaaggCAAAAGACCCCTCAAACGTACaaaaaaaactaccaaaaaatcttccaaaacacaaaccctAACAACCTTAAATTGTGTATGtttacatgcacacacatttctgcatttccagtaTAAATTCTTGCATTCCCAAATTTCCTGCCTGTTGGCACTGCCTTGTGTTTTACTTGCTGCTTCTGGCTTTGTTAGGTCAGAGTCAGTACGTCAGTTGTGAGCTGTATGTTATGCTCCAGCTAGTAAATGAGATTTGTATCCCCTGGGATGTTTCCTTTGTGATATCTTTCCCCTGAATACCTACTTAAAAACTCCAGCaatgtttttctgaaggatATAGTTCCTGGTGTCAGGCAGATCAGCAGCATTCCAAGGCCAGCAGTTGCAGAAAGGATTATGAATGtttctgtgtatgtgtgcaCACATACAAACATGTacatgcatgtgtgtatatatacattaaAATCACATAATAAATGGGGTGGCCATTGACTTGCCAAAGTCAACTTGTCTGCCTGTCCAAGCCCCCACCAAAAGCTGGGCCACAGTTACTCAGGTTACTGTATTCAATGATCTAGTCACTGTTGGAGTGGAGCATtggtctttattttaaaaatcaagaaagcagattttaataGAACAGAAAGGCAGTCCTCAGAATTTTCCTCATAAGATTCTTTTTTATAAGCAAGCAATTAGAAACATGTAGAGGGACTGTCTCTTATTACTGAGAATCGGTGGAAGTTAATTCACC
This genomic interval carries:
- the SUPT20H gene encoding transcription factor SPT20 homolog isoform X21 translates to MASTTMQQALELALDRAEYIIESARQRPPKRKYLSSGRKSVFQKLYDLYIEECEKEPEIKQKLRRNVNLLEKLVMQETLSCLVVNLYPGNEGYSLMLRGKNGSDSETIRLPYEEGELLEYLDAEELPPILVDLLEKSQVNIFHCGCVIAEIRDYRQSGNMKSPTYQSKHILLRPTMQTLICDVHSITSDNHKWTQEDKLLLESQLILATAEPLCLDPSIAVTCTTNRLLYNKQKMNTRPMKRCFKRYSRSSLNRQQEVAHYSTPPQLRLLDYLQKRKERKAAQQYDLKISKAGNCVDMWKQNPCYLTAPSEVDVEKYAKVEKSIKSDDSQPTVWPAHEMKDDYVFECEVGNQLQKTKLTIFQSLGNPLYYGKIQTLKGDEENDNLLTPSQFLIGSKTDAERVVNQYQELVQNEAKCTVKMFHNSSGSVSHLSPGKEMEQPESVSGSVQSSVLGKGVKHRPPPIKLPSSSGSSSSGNIFSSQQSSGHLKSPTPPPPSKPPGLSRKQSMDLNQVSMLSPAALSPASSSQRSGTPKPSTPTPTNTPSSTPHPPDAQSCTPITPSATPTPQDSGFTPQPTLLTPFAQQQMSLSQALPVMTIPLSTMVTSITTGTTSTQVMANPAGLNFINVVGSVWQPIWFEKYIKSSALKSSTASTWFTYF
- the SUPT20H gene encoding transcription factor SPT20 homolog isoform X20, translated to MASTTMQQALELALDRAEYIIESARQRPPKRKYLSSGRKSVFQKLYDLYIEECEKEPEIKQKLRRNVNLLEKLVMQETLSCLVVNLYPGNEGYSLMLRGKNGSDSETIRLPYEEGELLEYLDAEELPPILVDLLEKSQVNIFHCGCVIAEIRDYRQSGNMKSPTYQSKHILLRPTMQTLICDVHSITSDNHKWTQEDKLLLESQLILATAEPLCLDPSIAVTCTTNRLLYNKQKMNTRPMKRCFKRYSRSSLNRQQEVAHYSTPPQLRLLDYLQKRKERKAAQQYDLKISKAGNCVDMWKQNPCYLTAPSEVDVEKYAKVEKSIKSDDSQPTVWPAHEMKDDYVFECEVGNQLQKTKLTIFQSLGNPLYYGKIQTLKGDEENDNLLTPSQFLIGSKTDAERVVNQYQELVQNEAKCTVKMFHNSSGSVSHLSPGKEMEQPESVSGSVQSSVLGKGVKHRPPPIKLPSSSGSSSSGNIFSSQQSSGHLKSPTPPPPSKPPGLSRKQSMDLNQVSMLSPAALSPASSSQSSPFGLKNTSNLRPLNLLQGSDQGPSNQDQALSAQQAAVINLTGVGNFMQPQATVLSQLGSAVNRPGQSLPQQRLQLSSALQQQQQQALQQQQIQQLRFLQHQMAMAAAAAQAAHLHHQQHSGSHSKSKRKRGTPAPPKS